One window of Macrococcus sp. 19Msa1099 genomic DNA carries:
- a CDS encoding DoxX family protein — MHKHIVNGYVAKDILKSSLPKVKNDEAMAQQFKEGFNLSPSMMKVAGYFELIGSIFLMLSVFNKKFARIGAMLINVIMLGAMYNHLKAGHGVKSLSAAGKYFGLNMVTLFDSFRK; from the coding sequence ATGCATAAACATATTGTAAATGGATACGTAGCAAAAGACATTCTCAAAAGTAGTTTACCGAAAGTGAAAAATGATGAGGCGATGGCTCAGCAATTCAAAGAAGGATTCAACCTATCTCCGAGTATGATGAAAGTCGCAGGATACTTTGAATTAATCGGTTCAATCTTCTTGATGTTATCTGTATTTAATAAAAAATTTGCAAGAATCGGTGCAATGCTAATCAATGTTATTATGTTAGGTGCAATGTATAACCACCTAAAAGCAGGTCATGGAGTAAAATCATTAAGCGCGGCAGGTAAGTACTTTGGTTTAAATATGGTTACATTATTTGATTCTTTTAGAAAATAA
- a CDS encoding D-2-hydroxyacid dehydrogenase codes for MKLIMFGTREDEKKAALSWAEKNNVEVTFNPGPLTLENVHLLEEYDGLSTSQTAPFEDDIYEQIAAQGIKQVAQRSAGFDMFNLEKATAHNLIISNVPSYSPNAIAEYAVTAAMNIIRNTEKIQNKVKQHDFTWNKSIISKEIRSMTVVIIGTGRIGTIAAQIFNGFGAKVIGYDLDPNEKAEAFLTYTDSLEEAIGNADLISIHMPLTKENTYMFDKSLFAKMKDGVFIVNTARGKIVNTKDLLDALNSGKVAAAALDTYENEAPYFPKDFSDKSVEDDVLLELIQREDVLISQHIAFYTETAVMNLVEGGLDSAKQVIETGSCDNRVN; via the coding sequence ATGAAATTAATCATGTTTGGGACGAGAGAAGACGAAAAAAAGGCGGCATTAAGCTGGGCCGAGAAGAACAATGTAGAAGTTACTTTTAACCCTGGTCCGTTAACTTTAGAGAACGTACATTTATTAGAAGAATACGACGGACTATCAACAAGTCAGACAGCACCTTTTGAAGATGATATTTATGAACAAATTGCAGCTCAAGGTATAAAGCAAGTTGCCCAGCGTTCTGCTGGCTTCGACATGTTCAATCTTGAGAAAGCAACTGCACACAACCTAATCATATCGAACGTTCCTAGTTATTCTCCAAATGCAATTGCAGAATATGCTGTAACTGCAGCCATGAACATTATTAGAAATACTGAAAAGATTCAAAATAAAGTAAAGCAACATGATTTTACCTGGAACAAATCTATCATCAGTAAAGAAATCCGTTCAATGACTGTTGTCATTATTGGGACTGGAAGAATCGGTACGATTGCAGCTCAAATATTTAATGGCTTTGGTGCCAAAGTCATCGGCTATGATTTAGATCCAAATGAAAAAGCAGAAGCATTCTTAACATATACAGACTCACTTGAAGAAGCAATTGGAAATGCAGATTTAATTTCAATACATATGCCACTTACAAAGGAAAATACGTATATGTTTGATAAGTCATTATTTGCAAAAATGAAAGATGGTGTATTCATTGTCAATACTGCACGAGGAAAGATTGTAAACACTAAAGACTTGCTGGATGCATTAAATTCAGGAAAAGTAGCTGCTGCTGCCTTAGATACTTATGAAAATGAAGCACCTTATTTCCCGAAAGACTTTAGCGATAAATCAGTAGAAGATGACGTACTGCTAGAACTCATACAGCGTGAAGATGTTCTCATCTCTCAGCATATCGCTTTTTATACAGAAACTGCCGTAATGAACTTAGTAGAAGGTGGTCTTGATTCTGCAAAACAAGTCATTGAAACAGGTAGCTGTGATAATCGAGTAAATTAA
- a CDS encoding HesB/YadR/YfhF family protein — protein sequence MNIYITDKANQWFKEEVGLGSGDKVRFYSKIYGSSKVQENYSLAFTIDADDDKAVTAITADGIVYYVNEPDLWFFDGHDLYIEYDEQLEEVAYDYKK from the coding sequence ATGAATATATATATAACGGACAAAGCTAATCAATGGTTCAAAGAAGAAGTAGGACTAGGATCAGGTGACAAAGTTAGATTTTACAGTAAAATCTATGGATCCAGTAAAGTTCAGGAGAATTACTCGCTAGCTTTTACTATAGATGCAGATGATGATAAAGCAGTGACAGCTATTACTGCAGATGGCATAGTATATTATGTGAATGAGCCAGATTTATGGTTTTTTGATGGTCATGATTTATATATTGAGTACGATGAACAACTTGAAGAAGTTGCATACGATTATAAAAAATAA
- a CDS encoding TetR/AcrR family transcriptional regulator has product MDKKDLRVIKTEQALRNALLELGNAKDFDSITINEICEKALVRRSTFYRHYEDKYDFYQCTIIHLLNIYNEKNDVHYNHYHPEKFYAAMIHDVLLFLDQNKSLAKSVICSEIYGVISMIIYKQLYLIIESHLNREMENGYVFNQDINLLAEFSAGGIMRIIFNWLQAGGNNVDHLSSSLEEMLNQFWSKMRFQK; this is encoded by the coding sequence ATGGATAAAAAAGACTTAAGAGTTATCAAGACTGAACAGGCGTTACGGAATGCACTACTTGAATTAGGAAATGCTAAAGATTTTGATTCCATCACCATTAACGAAATTTGTGAAAAGGCATTAGTCAGACGTTCTACATTTTATCGTCATTACGAAGATAAATATGATTTTTATCAATGTACAATCATTCATCTCCTCAACATTTATAATGAAAAAAATGATGTACATTACAATCACTATCATCCTGAAAAATTTTATGCTGCTATGATTCACGATGTATTATTATTTTTAGACCAAAATAAATCGCTTGCAAAATCTGTAATATGCAGTGAAATCTATGGTGTCATCTCAATGATTATTTATAAACAACTTTATTTAATTATTGAATCTCATTTAAATCGTGAGATGGAAAACGGCTATGTTTTTAACCAAGACATCAATCTGCTTGCAGAGTTTTCCGCTGGGGGTATAATGCGCATTATATTTAACTGGTTACAAGCAGGCGGCAACAATGTCGATCACCTGTCTAGTTCACTAGAAGAAATGTTAAACCAATTCTGGAGCAAAATGAGATTTCAAAAGTAA